A segment of the Streptomyces sp. L2 genome:
GGCAGGCCGCCGGCCCGGACCCGGTCGAGGAGGTCGGTGAGCCGGGCCAGGGTGGGCATGGGGGCGCGTTCGGGAGCGGACGGGTCCTCCTCGCGCAGCACCTGGAGCATGCGCCGCAGCTCCTCCAGGGCCTCGCCGCTGGTGTCCGCGATGGTGCCGAGCGCGCCGCGCGCCTTGCCGGGGTCGGAGTCGAAGACGAACCGGGCGAGGCCCGACTGCACGGAGATCACCGACATGTGGTGGGCGACCACGTCGTGCAGTTCGCGCGCGATCCGGCCGCGTTCCTCGGCGACCGCCCGGCGGGCCCGTTCGGCCTGCTCGGCGCGGAGCCTGCGGGTGAGTTCGGCGGAGCGGCGGGCCAGCTGGCCGAACCACACCAGCACCGAGGTGTAGAGCAGCGCCTGCCCCACGACGGACGCCATGGACGGACTGTCGCTGACCACACCGGCGTACACCCAGACACCCGCCATGCAGGCCGCGCAGACGAGGGCGGTGCGCGGTGGGCGGACCGAGGCGACGGTGTAGAGGGCGAGCATGGAGCCGAAGGTGGACACCACCGGCCAGTAGCCGAGGCTGACGTAGACGACGGCGGCCGCCTCGACGGCGCCGAAGACGGCGAGCGGCCACCGGCCACGCAGGGCGACCGGGAGGTGCGCGAGAGCGACCAGGACGTAGGCGCGGGCGTCGAGTTCCGGCCAGCCCTGGGACCGTGACTCCCGGCTCAGGAGTACGGCGACCACCGCCATGGCGACCGCGATCAGCGTGTCGACGGCGAGCGGGCGGGGGGTCCTCAGTCGCATCGCCGCAGGGTAACGCCGGAACCGGAGTGACGGAGTCAACCCTGCGCGGTACCGCGGAAGTTGCAGGGCGCGACGGGCAACCACCCGTGGCGGTAGGGCGGTTCCGCCCGGGGTGGGACGCGCGGGCGGGCGTACGGCCGTACCGTCGTCGGCGCCGGGGGGTACGGCCGGTGGCCCGCGCCCCCGGGGGAGACGCGGGCCACCGGCCGTTCGGTTGCACCACTCGCCGAGCTGCTTGCCGGCGGCTGTCTGGCGGATGTCTGGCGGCTACTTGGTGAGTGTGAAGTGGAGGGTGTCCTTCAGCACAGGGACCTCCAGCAGCGGTTTGGGCTGGGCCATCAGCGCGAGCAGGACGATGGCCAGGCCGAGGATGCCGTAGGTGACGATGTCCGTGAAGCGCGAGCGGACGGCGAGCATGCCGACGCGGGGCAGGACCCAGCGCATCACCGCACCGGCCAGCAGGGCGGCGCCGATCAGCACCATGCCGTAGCGGAACACGCCGAGCGCGGTCAGCAGCAGGCCGAGCGCGACGGTGGACAGCACGAGGAGGATCGGCCACTGCCGGGCCGGCGCGGGGGCGTCGCCGGGGGCCGCCCGGCCGCCGCCCTCGGGCCGCGCGGTGTCCCGCGTGCTGTGTCTTCCGGGGGGTGCCCCCCCAGACCCCCCGCGCGGGAAACGGCGGGTGGTGCGACGCGGGCGCCCCTGCGCGTCGGGGGCGCTGACGGCGTCGCGGGCGGTGGGCGGCTCGGCACCGGTCTCGGCGGAGGCGGAAACCTGGGAGTGGTCGCCGTCGACCGCACCGTCGACCGCACCACCGGCCGGCACCGTGCCGTGAGCCCCGCCGGGCCGTCCAGCCTCGGCCGGCTTATCGCTGGGCACCGCGTTCCGCCGCCTCGACGACGTTGACCAGCAGCTGCGCCCGGGTCATCGGGCCCACGCCGCCGGGGTTCGGGGAGATCCAGCCGGCCACCTCGGTCACGTCCGGGTGGACGTCGCCGACGATCTTCCCCTCGGCGTTGCGGGAGACGCCGACGTCGAGGATGGCGGCGCCCGGCTTCACGTCCTCCGCGCGGATCAGGTGCGGGGAGCCGGCGGCGGCGATGATGATGTCGGCCCGCTTGAGGTGGGCGGACAGGTCGCGGGTGCCGGTGTGGCACTGGGTCACGGTGGCGTTCTCGCTGCGCCGGGTGAGCAGCAGCGGCATGGGCCGGCCGATGGTGACACCGCGTCCGACGACCACGACCTCGGCGCCCTTGATCTCCACGCCGTGGGCGCGCAGCAGGCTGAGGATGCCGTTGGGGGTGCAGGGCAGCGGGGCGGGCTCGTTCAGCACCAGTCGCCCGAGGTTCATGGGGTGGAGGCCGTCCGCGTCCTTGTCCGGGTCCATCAGCTCCAGGACGCGGTTCTCGTCGATGCCCTTGGGGAGGGGCAACTGGACGATGTACCCGGTGCAGGCCGGGTCCTCGTTCAGCTCGCGGACGACGGCCTCGATCTCGTCCTGGGTCGCCGTGGCCGGCAGCTCCCGCTGGATCGAGGCGATGCCGACCTGCGCGCAGTCGCGGTGCTTGCCGGCGACGTACTTCTGGCTGCCGGGGTCGTCCCCGACGAGGATCGTGCCGAGGCCGGGCGTGACGCCCTTCTCCTTCAGCGCCGCCACGCGGGCGGTCAGATCGGACTTGATCGCGGCTGCGGTGGCCTTGCCATCGAGAATCTGGGCGGTCATGACCCCATACTCCCGGATGACCGCCCCCCGATTCCAATCCGGGGGCCCACCGTCCGGCACCTGGAATCCACCGGACCCCCTCGCCAGGCCGCCCCGGATGTCCGGTCATGATCGATGATGTTGCACTTGCACAACACATGCCGAATGCGACTGGACAAGAACTTGCCTCTCCAACGACGATGAACGGCGCAGTCTCGCGGTTCGGGTGGGGGGCAAACCGCTCAATTCCTGACGTTCCTCCGTGCCTTCCGCGTCCGTCCCCGCAGGTACAACGGAGGAAACACGCCATGAGTTTCGGCGACCCGAACAATCCTTACGGTCAGCCGCAGGGCCAGCAGCCCGGTTACGGCTACCCCCAGCAGCCCGGCTACCAGCAGGCCCCCCAGGGCGTCCCGCAGCAGGGCTACGGCTACCCGCAGCAGCCCGACTACCGCGGTTACCCGCAGCAGGGCTACGGCATGGAGCCGTCGTACGCCAACTGGGGCCAGCGCTTCCTGGGCACCCTGGTCGACGGCCTGATCTTCCTGGTGCCGTACATCCTGATCTTCGTGGGCAAGGACGTCGTGGCGCTGTCGCTGGTCGGCTTCCTCGCCCTGCTCGGCATCGCGATCTGGCAGCTGATCCAGGAGGGCCGCACCGGCCAGACGGTCGGCAAGAAGGCTCTCGGCATCCGCCTGATCAAGGAGGACACCGGCCAGCCGATCGGCGTCGGCATGGCCTTCGTCCGCCGCGTCGCCCACTTCATCGACAGCGTGGCCTGCTACATCGGGTGGCTCTGGCCGGCCTGGGACGCCAAGCGCCAGACGTTCGCCGACAAGGTCTGCGGCACGATCGTGATCCGCACCCAGTAACCCGCGACCCGCTCACCCGAACACCGAGGGCGCGCCCCCCTTCCCGGGAGGCGCGCCCTCGCGGCGTCCGGAGAACGGCTCAGCCGGGGACCGGCCATTCGGAAGCGGCCCGGGACCGACTGGCGGCGCACGGCGTCACCTTGCCGTCGCCCGGGACGGGAACCGCACTGCGGCGACTGCCCGGACGCCGGCGGAGGTGTTGCGGCGCATCGTGGGCGGGGGCGTGCGGCTGGAGTTGTCCGGTCCCGATCCTTGCGCATGGCTCGTACGGCGAAGCCCCGGTCCGGATGAGGCGTCCGGCCGGGGCCTGCTGGTGGTCGGGGCCGTGGCCCGGCGGTGGGGTGTGGAGCGCCGGGGCGGTGGCGAGACCGTGTGGTGCGAGGTGGGCGCCGGGGCGCCCCGCCTCAGTGGAAGAAGTGGCGGGTGCCCGTGAAGTACATCGTGACGCCGGCCTTCTGGGCCGCCTCGACGACGAGTTCGTCGCGGATGGAGCCGCCCGGCTGGACGATGGCCTTCACGCCGGCGGCGATGAGGATCTCGGGGCCGTCGGGGAAGGGGAAGAACGCGTCGGAGGCGGCGTAGGCGCCACGGGCGCGCTCCTCGCCGGCGCGTTCGACGGCCAGCTTGCAGGAGTCGACGCGGTTGACCTGGCCCATGCCGACGCCGACCGAGGCGCCGTCCTTGGCGAGCAGGATCGCGTTGGACTTGACCGCGCGGCACGCCTTCCAGGCGAACGCCAGCTCGGCCAGCTCCTCGGCGGAGAGCGCCTCGCCGGTGGCCAGCGTCCAGTTGGCGGGGTCGTCGCCCTCGGCCTGGAGGCGGTCGGCCTCCTGGAGGAGGACGCCGCCGTCGATCGCCTTGACCTCGACCGGGTTGGCCGGGCCGTTCGCGGCCTTCAGGACGCGGATGTTCTTCTTCTTGGTGAGGGCCTCCAGCGCCCCCTCCTCGTAGTCCGGCGCCACGATGACCTCGGTGAAGATCTCCGCGACCTGCTCGGCCATCTCCTTGCTGACCGGCCGGTTCACGGCGATGACACCGCCGTACGCGGAGACCGGGTCGCAGGCGTGCGCCTTGCGGTGCACCTCGGCGACGTCCGAACCGACCGCGATGCCGCACGGGTTGGCGTGCTTGATGATCGCGACGCAGGGCTCGTCGTGGTCGTACGCGGCACGGCGGGCGGCGTCCGTGTCCGTGTAGTTGTTGTACGACATCTCCTTGCCGTGGAGCTGCTCGGCCTGGGCCAGGCCGGCGCCCTCGGCGTCGACGTACAGCGCGGCAGGCTGGTGCGGGTTCTCTCCGTAGCGCAGGGTGTGGGCGCGCTGCCAGGTCGAGCCGAGGAAGTCGGGGAACCGCGAGTCGTCGGCGGGCGCGTAGGAGGACGCGAACCAGCTCGCCACGGCCACGTCGTACGACGCCGTGTGCTGGAAGGCCTCGGCGGCCAGCCGCTTGCGGGTGGTCAGGTCGAAGCCCCCGGCCTGGACGGCGGCGAGGACGTCGGCGTAGCGCGCGGGGCTGGTGACGACCGCGACGGAGGGGTGGTTCTTGGCGGCCGCGCGGACCATCGACGGGCCGCCGATGTCGATCTGCTCCACGCACTCGTCCTCCGAGGCGCCGGAGGCGACGGTCTCGCGGAACGGGTAGAGGTTGACGACGACCAGGTCGAACGGCTCGACACCCAGCTCGGCGAGCTGGCGCCGGTGGTCCTCCAGGCGCAGGTCGGCGAGGATGCCCGCGTGGACCTTGGGGTGCAGGGTCTTGACCCGGCCGTCCAGGCACTCGGGGAAGCCGGTCAGCTCCTCGACCTTGGTGACGGGGACGCCGGCGGCGGCGATCCGGCCGGCCGTCGACCCGGTGGAGACCAGCTCGACACCGGCCTCGTGCAGGCCGCGCGCGAGGTCTTCCAGCCCGGTCTTGTCGTAGACGCTGACGAGCGCCCGGCGAATGGGGCGCTTCGTGCTCTCGGCGGTGGCGGTCACTGGATAACTACCTTTCGTCCCTCAATGCGATAGCCGTTGCGGGCGAGCCGCCCCACGACCTCGACGAGCAGCCTTCGCTCGACTTCCTTGATGCGCTCGTGCAGCGCGCTCTCGTCGTCCTCGTCCCGGATCTCGACCACGCCCTGGGCGATGATCGGGCCGGTGTCGACGCCGTCGTCGACGAAGTGGACGGTGCAGCCGGTAACCCTGGCGCCGTAGGCGAGCGCGTCGCGGACGCCGTGGGCCCCGGGAAAACTGGGCAGCAGGGCAGGGTGGGTGTTCACGAACCGGCCGCCGAAGCGGGCCAGGAACTCCTTGCCGACGATCTTCATGAAACCCGCGGAGACCACGAGGTCGGGCTCGTGGGCGGCCACCGCCCCGGCGAGGGCCGCGTCCCACTCCTCCCGGGTGGCGTGGTCCTTCACCCGGCACACGAACGTCGGCAGACCGGCCCGCTCGGCGCGGGCGAGCCCCTCGATGCCGGTGCGGTCGGCCCCTACGGCGACGATCTCGGCGCCGTACGCCTCCGTGCCGGTGCGCTTGATCTCGTCCAGGAGCGCCTGCAGGTTGGTGCCGGATCCGGAGACCAGCACGACGAGGCGCTTGACCGCTGGGCCAGCGGGGGTGGCGGCCACAGTGGGGCCCTTTCTCGGAGAAGCGGTGTGAAGCGATGAAGCGATGTGAAGCGGTGTGTTCAGGCTGCTGGTTTTGTACAGTCGTACGAATGCTTCGCGCCCCGGTATACGGGGAAGTCTACGAAGCGGCCGACCGCCAGCAACGATACCGGCACTCCGGACGGCCCCCACGGGACGGGTGCGTGGCCGGAAGGTAGCGTTCGGGAGGAACCGAGACGTGCGACCGCGTGCGGCCTCGGGAACGCGTGCGGAGTGCGGTGCGTTTCCTGAGTGGAAGCCGATGTGGAAGCCGATGTGGAAGCCCGTGCGGACGCTCGTGTCGGACGGCCGCACTCACCTAGGGGAAGACGCTCTTTTGATGCCGGACCGCAGCCTGCGACTGCTCACGTTCCCGACGCGCTCGGACCTCGGCGGCGAGCGGGGAGGGGAGCGTGGCGCCGTGCTGCTGCGGGAGCGGCCGTCCTCCCCGCCGCCCGAGGCGCCCCCGGGCGGGCAGGGTCGGCAGGACGGACAGGACCGGCCCGGTGGCGCCGGCGCCTCCGGCGGCGGGGAGCAGGACCACAACCCGTTCGCGCCGCCGCCCGAGGGGACTCCGGACCGCCCGTGGCAGCCGCGGCGGCCCAAGGGTGCCGGGGGCTCTGGTGGCTCTGGTGGCTCTGGTGGCTCTGGTGGCTCTGGTGGCTCAGGGGATGCCGACGGCTCGCGCGGTGATTCGCCGTGGGGCAGTCAGTGGAGCGACCGGCAGCCCGGCCGCTCCCCCGGCGGCTTCGGCGAGCGGCCCGGCGTCGGCCCCGGTGGGCCCGGCGGACCGAACGGCTCCCCTGGCCCCGGCGGCGCCGGCGGTTCCGGCATGCGCTGGGATCCGACGGACCCGGCCCAGCGCCGCGCGCGGTACGCCCTGCTGTCCGGCATGTGGGCCGTCTTCTTCGCCCTGTTCACCTGGCCGTACGTGGCGCTGCTGCTGGGTGCGCTGGCCCTGTACTGGTCGATCAGCTCGCTGCGCGCCAAGCCGCGCGGCGGCCAGGACCCCGACAGCCCCGCGCCCGCGCAGCCGCAAGGCCGGCCCCAGACCACGGCGGCGGTCGGCGGCCTGGTCACCGCGTCGCTGGCGCTGGCGCTGGTGGCGGCGAGCTTCACGGTCCAGTTGGTGTACCGGGACTACTACACGTGCGTGGACGATGCGCTGACGCATGAGGCGAAGCAGACGTGCCAGCAGTTGCTGCCGCATGAGCTGCGGGGGGTGCTGGGGGCGGCCAACGAGTAGGTCCAGTGGACGGCGTTGGGTGGGCACCCGGCGTTGGTCGCTGTGCCCACCCTCCCCCATCGCCCTGCGGAACGCCTGCCCACAGCGTGGGAGGGCACGTCGTGCGGCTCAGGGCGTGGGGTCTTCTGGGTCCTTCGAGGCTTCTCTTAGGGCTGCCCAGCGGGATTCTCGGGAGAGGTCGTCGTGCCAGGGGAGGGTGGTCTCGGGGTCTGCCGGGAGGAAGTCGTACAGCTCGTCCTCGGAGCGTGGGCCACTCGTCGGGCCGGGTTCGCTTGTAGCCGCCTTCGCAGGTGAGGCGGGCGCCGGGTGGTTCGGCTGGTCGGGCTTGCCCTTAGCCTCCTCCTTGCCCTTGTCCTTCGCCTTGCGCGTCCATGGCTTCCACCATCGACTGGCCGGTGTCGGCTCCGGCAGCCCTGGCTGCGGCTTCGGCTCCGGCTTCTCGTCGGCCTTCTTTCCCGTGTCCGGCGTGCCGGCCGCCTGGAGCGGGATCGCGCGGGCCGCCTTGCGCCGGCCCCGCAGTCGCCAGGCCCGGACGCACACCGCGACGGGCAGCGCGAAGACCACCGTCCACACGAACGCCGCCCCGCCGGTCTGCCACCACACCGGGCCGAAGTGCGCCAGTGCCGCCACTCCCAGGGCCCCGGCCGCCGCGCCGGCGAGTACGGCGAGGAGCAGGGCGAGGACCGCCGCCGCCAGTACGACGACTCCCGCCGTCCGGCCCACCGACCAGCGCACCACGGGCGCCACCGGGACCACGGGCTTCCGCTGCTCGGGTCCTTCACCCCGCTTGTCGCGCCGCTGGCGCCGTACCGCCGCCCGTGCCACGAACCAGCCCACCGTCGCCCCGGCCGCCACCGGGACCGCACCGGCGGCCCAGTTGAGCGGGGTGCCGGGGCCCGGGTCCGGGACCGCCGCCAGGAGGGGGAAGGGGGGCAGCAGCGGCGCGGGGTCGGAGGCGAAGGCGTTGACGGCGTGGCCGGCGCCGAGGGTGAAGCCGGGGCCGAGGGCGTAGGAGGCCGACCACAGGGCCGCGTTCGGGATCAGCGCGATGCCGACGAGCAGCACGGCGAACCGGCCGCTCCAGCCCTCCGTCAGCTGCAGGAAGGATGTTCGCGCCGTGTCCCCGTGCCACACCAGGGAGACCGCGAGGAGCAGCGCTCCGCCGCCGAGGAGCACGGCCGTACCGGCACCGGCGGCGCGTATGGCCGTACCCAGCCGGGCGCGTGCGTCCGTTCCGCTCAGCCGCCGTAGCCGCGCCGGGACCGCACGGACCAGGGGGTCGCGCGGACGGCCGTAGCCCGACCAGACGCCGGCTGCGGCCGAGCAGGCCGTGACGAGCGGCAGGCACAGGACCACGGTGGTCCATTCGGGGCGGAGTTCACCGCCGGAGCAGTAGAGCGCGGCGGCGGTGCCGACGGCGAGGTAGCCGAGGACGACGCCCGTCCAGGCCGTACGGGCCCGCACCGGCGGGGGGCCGTCGGGGTCGGCGGAGGCGTCGGTCGCGTCCCGGGCCGCCCGGTACAGCAGCCAGACGGGGAGGGCGAGCAGCAGCAGGGGCGTCACGTGGACCGGCATGGGCGCGCCGGACAGCGTCTCGGTGCGGACCAGTCCGGCGCCGTGCGCCAACAGCCACAGCGCGGCGGCGATGTGCAGGGCGCCGGCCGGTCCGCTGTCGGGGTACGGCGAGCTGATCCACAGGCCCAGCACGAGTACGGCGAGGGCGCCGAGCCCGAGGCCGGCGGCCAGGGCGCCGCTCAGGAGGCTCGCGCCGAGGCCGGGTGAGCGGTCGCGCAGCCGGGTGAGCAGGGGCGACGACGACGGTCGGCGGGCGGTCATCTGGGTCACGCGGCCATGCTCCCAACGACACGCGCTTTCCCGTCGTAACAGGCGAACCCCGGAAGTGTCGCTCAATATACGTTTATGTTCTTTTTCGTACAGAGGGGTGAACTGTGACGCAGGTACCGGAGACAGTCGCCTCGGCCGTCCGCCCGCCCGTCGGCCCGTCAGTCGGCCCGGGGAAGCAAGTGCCGCCGTCGCCGTCCTCCCTGACGCCCGCTCAGGCATTCGACGCGCTCTACGCCTTCTGCGCGCCCGCCCTCGTACGCCAGACCTATCTGCTCTGCGGGCGCCGCGAGCTGGCCCGGGAGGCCGTGGAGCGGGCGTTCCAACTCGCGTGGCAGCGCTGGCCGGAGGTGGCCCGGGACCGGGATCCGGCGGGGTGGGTGCGGGCGGCGGCGTACGACTGCGCGCTCTCCCCGTGGCACCGGTTCCGGCCGCGCTACCGGCATCCGGAGCCGCCGCCGGCCGACGCGGGCCACCGGGCGCTGCTGAGCGTCCTGCTGACGCTGCCTCCGTCGTACCGGCGCACGCTCGTCCTCTACGACGGTGTCGGGCTCGACCTGCCCGAGACGGCGGCGGAGACGGAGGCGAGCACTCCGGCGGCGGCGCGGCGGCTCACCCATGCGCGTGAGGCGCTGGCCGCGCGGCTGCCGGAACTGGCCGATCCGTCGGCACTGCACGCGCGGTTGCTGGAACTGGCGTCCACGGAGCGGTTGCAGGCGGCGAAGCCGCCGGTGGTACGGACCGGTGGGGAGCGGCGCAGCATCTTCTGGACGCGGGCCGCCATCGCGTTCACCGTCGCGATCATCGGGGCGACGGCGCTGACGCTGCGGACGGCGCCGACGCACTACTCGGCGCCGATCGGGCCGGCCCAGGCGGTGCAGGGCGTGCCGCCGCCGGCCGCGCTCGGCCCCCTCTCGCGAGAGGAACAGACCCTCCGCGACAAACTCCGCTCCGCGGAGGCGAGTGGCCCGGAAAGGTTGTCGCCGGGGGCCTGGTGACGCCCTGTCCGGCGCCCCGCCGTGGGGCTGGGGGTCCGACCCCGGCTGCGGACCGTCGTGGCTTGTCGCGCAGTTCCCCGCGCCCTTACGGGGCACGTCCTCACGTAGCTGCGGGCAGCGAGCGGCAGACGGCCGCGCGCCGAGCCCACCCACGTAGCTGCGGGCATGCGTGCCGCTTGGGGCGGCACGGGTGGGCGCGGCGGCACCCCGCAAGCGCTGGTGAGTGGAACGGCGGTAGGCCCGTCCCCGGGTGGGGGGCGGGCCTACCGGTGATGCAGTGAGCCTCGCTCAGCCGGCCAGGATCTCGCGGGCGAGCTTGGCCGTCTCGGTCGGGGTCTTGCCGACCTTGACGCCCGCGGCCTCCAGGGCCTCCTTCTTGGCCTGGGCCGTACCGGAGGAACCGGAGACGATGGCGCCGGCGTGGCCCATCGTCTTGCCCTCGGGCGCGGTGAAGCCCGCGACGTAGCCGACGACCGGCTTGGTCACGTTCTTCGCGATGAAGTCCGCGGCCCGCTCCTCGGCGTCGCCACCGATCTCACCGATCATCACGATCAGGTCGGTGTCGGCGTCGGCCTCGAATGCGGCGAGCGCGTCGATGTGCGTCGTACCGATGATCGGGTCGCCACCGATGCCGACGGCCGTCGAGAAGCCGATGTCACGCAGCTCGTACATCATCTGGTACGTCAGCGTGCCGGACTTCGAGACCAGGCCGATGCGGCCCGGCTTGGTGATGTCGCCCGGGATGATGCCGACGTTCGACTGGCCCGGCGTGATGATCCCGGGGCAGTTCGGGCCGATGATCCGGGTCTTGTTGCCCTTCTTGCCGGCGTACGCCCAGAACGACGCCGAGTCGTGCACGGCGATGCCCTCGGTGATCACGACGGCCAGCGGGATCTCGGCGTCGATGGCCTCGACGACCGCGTCCTTGGTGAACTTCTCCGGCACGAAGATGACGGAGACGTTCGCGCCGGTCTTCTCGATGGCCTCCTTGACGGTGCCGAAGACCGGTACCTCGGTGCCGTCGAAGTCCACGGTCTGACCCGCCTTGCGCGGGTTCACGCCGCCCACGACGTTGGTGCCGTCACCCAGCATGAGCTTGGTGTGCTTCATGCCGGTGGCGCCGGTCATGCCCTGGACGATGACCTTGCTGTCCTTGTTGAGCCAGATAGCCATGGTGTGTTCTGTCCTCGTCCTGAGTGCTTACTTGGCGGCGTGGGCCAGCTCGGCGGCCTTGTCGGCCGCGCCGTCCATGGTGTCGACGCGCTGCACCAGCGGGTGGTTGGCGTCGGTGAGGATCTTCCGGCCCAGCTCGGCGTTGTTGCCGTCGAGGCGGACGACGAGCGGCTTGGTGACGTTCTCGCCGCGGTCCTCCAGGAGCTTCAGGGCCTGCACGATGCCGTTGGCGACCTCGTCGCAGGCGGTGATGCCACCGAAGACGTTGACGAACACGGACTTGACGTCCGGGTCGCCGAGGATGATCTCCAGGCCGTTCGCCATGACCTGGGCGGAGGCGCCACCGCCGATGTCCAGGAAGTTGGCGGGCTTGACGCCGCCGTGGTTCTCACCGGCGTACGCGACGACGTCCAGGGTCGACATGACCAGGCCCGCGCCGTTGCCGATGATGCCGACCTGGCCGTCGAGCTTGACGTAGTTGAGGTTCTTCTCCTTGGCGGCGGCCTCGAGCGGGTTGGCCGCGGCCTTGTCGTGGAGCTCCTCGAAGTCCGGGTGGCGGAATTCGGCGTTGTCGTCCAGCGACACCTTGCCGTCGAGGGCGAGGACGTCACCGGAGGCGACCTTGGCCAGCGGGTTGACCTCGACCAGGAGGGCGTCCTCCTTGATGAAGGTGTCCCACAGCTTGACCAGGACGTTCACGACCTTGTCGGCGACCTCGGCCGGGAACTTCGCCGCCTCGACGATCTCGCGCGCCTTCTGAGGCGTCACACCGTCGATCGCGTCGATCGGGGTCTTGGCGACGGCCTCCGGACGGGTGGCCGCCACCTCCTCGATCTCCATGCCGCCCTCGACGGACGCGATGGAGAGGAAGGTGCGGTTGGCACGGTCGAGGAGGAAGGAGACGTAGTACTCCTCCAGGATCTCCGGAGCGGTCTCGGCGATCATCACCTTGTGGACCGTGTGGCCCTTGATGTCCATGCCGAGGATGTCCGTCGCGCGGGCGACGGCCTCGTCCGGGGTGGCGGCGAGCTTCACGCCACCGGCCTTGCCGCGCCCGCCGACCTTCACCTGGGCCTTGACGACGGACTTGCCACCGAGGCGCTCGGTGGCTGCGCGGGCCGCCTCAGGCGTGTCGATGACTTCACCGGCCAGCACCGGTACATCGTGCTTGGCGAAGAGGTCCCTCGCCTGGTACTCGAACAGGTCCACGCGCTTCCGTCCCTATCAGTGATCTCGCGGTTCGTTGGATGCGTGGGCGTGCCGCGAAGGGCAACGTGACGACCGCTGTGTGTCACAAGGGAGGCGCACACGGTGTCCGAGCGCGCGGCATGTCCG
Coding sequences within it:
- a CDS encoding sensor histidine kinase, with protein sequence MRLRTPRPLAVDTLIAVAMAVVAVLLSRESRSQGWPELDARAYVLVALAHLPVALRGRWPLAVFGAVEAAAVVYVSLGYWPVVSTFGSMLALYTVASVRPPRTALVCAACMAGVWVYAGVVSDSPSMASVVGQALLYTSVLVWFGQLARRSAELTRRLRAEQAERARRAVAEERGRIARELHDVVAHHMSVISVQSGLARFVFDSDPGKARGALGTIADTSGEALEELRRMLQVLREEDPSAPERAPMPTLARLTDLLDRVRAGGLPVDLTVEGTGRPLPPGVELCAYRVVQEALTNALKHAGPAHAHVELRYGAHELSVRVTDDGEGVNPDRVPTGTGHGLIGMRERAKLYGGTISVGPRAEGGYQVHLTLPTSASDARRGDDRTR
- a CDS encoding DUF3017 domain-containing protein is translated as MPSDKPAEAGRPGGAHGTVPAGGAVDGAVDGDHSQVSASAETGAEPPTARDAVSAPDAQGRPRRTTRRFPRGGSGGAPPGRHSTRDTARPEGGGRAAPGDAPAPARQWPILLVLSTVALGLLLTALGVFRYGMVLIGAALLAGAVMRWVLPRVGMLAVRSRFTDIVTYGILGLAIVLLALMAQPKPLLEVPVLKDTLHFTLTK
- a CDS encoding RDD family protein, which produces MSFGDPNNPYGQPQGQQPGYGYPQQPGYQQAPQGVPQQGYGYPQQPDYRGYPQQGYGMEPSYANWGQRFLGTLVDGLIFLVPYILIFVGKDVVALSLVGFLALLGIAIWQLIQEGRTGQTVGKKALGIRLIKEDTGQPIGVGMAFVRRVAHFIDSVACYIGWLWPAWDAKRQTFADKVCGTIVIRTQ
- the purH gene encoding bifunctional phosphoribosylaminoimidazolecarboxamide formyltransferase/IMP cyclohydrolase, translated to MTATAESTKRPIRRALVSVYDKTGLEDLARGLHEAGVELVSTGSTAGRIAAAGVPVTKVEELTGFPECLDGRVKTLHPKVHAGILADLRLEDHRRQLAELGVEPFDLVVVNLYPFRETVASGASEDECVEQIDIGGPSMVRAAAKNHPSVAVVTSPARYADVLAAVQAGGFDLTTRKRLAAEAFQHTASYDVAVASWFASSYAPADDSRFPDFLGSTWQRAHTLRYGENPHQPAALYVDAEGAGLAQAEQLHGKEMSYNNYTDTDAARRAAYDHDEPCVAIIKHANPCGIAVGSDVAEVHRKAHACDPVSAYGGVIAVNRPVSKEMAEQVAEIFTEVIVAPDYEEGALEALTKKKNIRVLKAANGPANPVEVKAIDGGVLLQEADRLQAEGDDPANWTLATGEALSAEELAELAFAWKACRAVKSNAILLAKDGASVGVGMGQVNRVDSCKLAVERAGEERARGAYAASDAFFPFPDGPEILIAAGVKAIVQPGGSIRDELVVEAAQKAGVTMYFTGTRHFFH
- a CDS encoding bifunctional methylenetetrahydrofolate dehydrogenase/methenyltetrahydrofolate cyclohydrolase — translated: MTAQILDGKATAAAIKSDLTARVAALKEKGVTPGLGTILVGDDPGSQKYVAGKHRDCAQVGIASIQRELPATATQDEIEAVVRELNEDPACTGYIVQLPLPKGIDENRVLELMDPDKDADGLHPMNLGRLVLNEPAPLPCTPNGILSLLRAHGVEIKGAEVVVVGRGVTIGRPMPLLLTRRSENATVTQCHTGTRDLSAHLKRADIIIAAAGSPHLIRAEDVKPGAAILDVGVSRNAEGKIVGDVHPDVTEVAGWISPNPGGVGPMTRAQLLVNVVEAAERGAQR
- the purN gene encoding phosphoribosylglycinamide formyltransferase, whose translation is MAATPAGPAVKRLVVLVSGSGTNLQALLDEIKRTGTEAYGAEIVAVGADRTGIEGLARAERAGLPTFVCRVKDHATREEWDAALAGAVAAHEPDLVVSAGFMKIVGKEFLARFGGRFVNTHPALLPSFPGAHGVRDALAYGARVTGCTVHFVDDGVDTGPIIAQGVVEIRDEDDESALHERIKEVERRLLVEVVGRLARNGYRIEGRKVVIQ
- a CDS encoding DUF6350 family protein — its product is MTARRPSSSPLLTRLRDRSPGLGASLLSGALAAGLGLGALAVLVLGLWISSPYPDSGPAGALHIAAALWLLAHGAGLVRTETLSGAPMPVHVTPLLLLALPVWLLYRAARDATDASADPDGPPPVRARTAWTGVVLGYLAVGTAAALYCSGGELRPEWTTVVLCLPLVTACSAAAGVWSGYGRPRDPLVRAVPARLRRLSGTDARARLGTAIRAAGAGTAVLLGGGALLLAVSLVWHGDTARTSFLQLTEGWSGRFAVLLVGIALIPNAALWSASYALGPGFTLGAGHAVNAFASDPAPLLPPFPLLAAVPDPGPGTPLNWAAGAVPVAAGATVGWFVARAAVRRQRRDKRGEGPEQRKPVVPVAPVVRWSVGRTAGVVVLAAAVLALLLAVLAGAAAGALGVAALAHFGPVWWQTGGAAFVWTVVFALPVAVCVRAWRLRGRRKAARAIPLQAAGTPDTGKKADEKPEPKPQPGLPEPTPASRWWKPWTRKAKDKGKEEAKGKPDQPNHPAPASPAKAATSEPGPTSGPRSEDELYDFLPADPETTLPWHDDLSRESRWAALREASKDPEDPTP
- a CDS encoding sigma factor-like helix-turn-helix DNA-binding protein, yielding MTQVPETVASAVRPPVGPSVGPGKQVPPSPSSLTPAQAFDALYAFCAPALVRQTYLLCGRRELAREAVERAFQLAWQRWPEVARDRDPAGWVRAAAYDCALSPWHRFRPRYRHPEPPPADAGHRALLSVLLTLPPSYRRTLVLYDGVGLDLPETAAETEASTPAAARRLTHAREALAARLPELADPSALHARLLELASTERLQAAKPPVVRTGGERRSIFWTRAAIAFTVAIIGATALTLRTAPTHYSAPIGPAQAVQGVPPPAALGPLSREEQTLRDKLRSAEASGPERLSPGAW